The proteins below come from a single Mya arenaria isolate MELC-2E11 chromosome 6, ASM2691426v1 genomic window:
- the LOC128236459 gene encoding poly [ADP-ribose] polymerase tankyrase-2-like, with product MAAPMTVAIAAASGDLRAVESLLRQGANVNDRSRDGMTPLGIAAFWGYADIAELLLTYGADVNLANKGTLWTPLHSAAFQGHGKVIMKLMEHSPDLTLKDNQGRTAVDFASAMDGIWPFFAAARCRRTTKAQLIDMDIVKKVSSSDPTIPKSDFAHFSRPGSAYVIKPQQMQYSDTRMATASQTGDVLAGISEESDTRPHLPMFGNVWNN from the exons ATGGCAGCCCCCATGACGGTTGCTATCGCCGCTGCAAGTGGGGATTTAAGG GCTGTTGAGAGTTTGTTGAGACAGGGAGCTAATGTCAATGACCGGTCGAGAGATGGCATGACGCCGCTTGGTATTGCTGCCTTCTGGGGTTATGCTGATATAGCAGAACTGCTTCTTACCTATGG AGCTGATGTGAACTTAGCCAACAAGGGTACATTGTGGACTCCCCTTCACTCAGCAGCATTCCAAGGTCATGGCAAGGTTATTATGAAGCTGATGGAACACAGTCCAGATCTCACATTGAAAGACAATCAAGGAAG GACGGCAGTTGACTTTGCATCAGCAATGGATGGTATTTGGCCGTTCTTTGCAGCTGCTCGTTGTAGAAGAACCACAAAGGCTCAGCTCATTGACATGGACATTGTCAAGAAG GTTTCGTCATCGGACCCGACCATTCCGAAGTCAGACTTTGCTCACTTCTCCCGACCAGGATCAGCCTATGTAATCAAACCACAACAGATGCAATACTCGGATACCAGAATG GCAACAGCGTCACAGACAGGTGACGTATTAGCTGGGATCTCAGAGGAGAGTGACACACGGCCACACCTACCAATGTTCGGCAATGTTTGGAACAACTGA
- the LOC128236458 gene encoding splicing factor YJU2-like codes for MSERKVLNKYYPADYDPSKIPKGKRNRNATFNIRIMAPFNMRCNMCKEYIYKGKKFNSRKEDVMDEDYLGLRIFRFYIKCPRCVSEIAFKTDLVNTDYTLEAGAKRLFEAEKIAKDMAEKERKAKEEEELNPMTMLENRTKASQKEMDQIDSLEELREMNTRKNLVNTDEMIDTYRRYEKLLAQLQMEQEEQEIKDIFGGKDGLVVKRLNDSDEEEDQPRKKHATLSSTDKPTDILTEPAKPESKQKTPQVWQKSVGSLSSKQKLAGLVTVKKKAPLPTVSASPANPSGAVANIANSDYSTSSTDSNVHVTTRDNVTSEISNSERTVVNGSSATDAASTDTDTVKASSSTSRTDVSASGSGVKTATGAMGLGLLGAYGGSDSDSSESD; via the exons AAATACTATCCTGCTGATTATGATCCATCAAAAATTCCGAAAGGGAAACGGAATAGGAATGCCACATTTAACATACGTATCATGGCTCCCTTTAATATGAG GTGCAACATGTGTAAGGAATACATCTATAAGGGAAAAAAGTTTAACTCCAGGAAGGAGGATGTGATGGATGAAGATTATCTTGGCCTTAGAATCTTTAGATTTTACATCAAATGCCCTAGATGCGTCTCAGAAATAGCTTTCAAG ACAGACCTGGTCAACACGGACTACACTCTGGAGGCAGGGGCCAAGCGCCTGTTTGAGGCAGAAAAGATTGCTAAGGACATGGCAGAGAAGGAACGCAAGGCCAAGGAGGAGGAAGAACTAAACCCGATGACA ATGTTGGAGAATCGTACAAAGGCAAGTCAGAAAGAGATGGACCAGATAGACTCGCTGGAGGAGCTGCGTGAAATGAACACACGGAAAAATCTTGTAAACACAGACGAAATGATCGACACATACCGCAGATACGAGAAGCTGCTAGCCCAGCTGCAGATGGAACAAGAGGAACAGGAAATTAA AGATATATTTGGTGGCAAGGATGGCCTTGTTGTTAAGCGCCTGAATGACTCAGATGAAGAGGAGGACCAGCCGAGGAAGAAACATGCAACTCTCAGCAGTACTGACAAGCCCACAGACATCCTGACAGAG CCTGCAAAGCCAGAGAGTAAACAGAAGACCCCTCAGGTGTGGCAGAAGAGTGTGGGTAGTTTGTCATCAAAGCAGAAACTAGCTGGCCTGGTTACTGTGAAGAAGAAAGCCCCACTCCCTACAGTGTCCGCTTCACCTGCCAACCCCAGCGGAGCTGTAGCAAACATAGCAAACAGTGATTACTCTACTTCCAGTACAGACAGTAATGTTCATGTTACAACAAGGGATAATGTTACTTCAGaaatatccaacagtgaaaggACAGTAGTAAATGGTTCATCAGCCACAGATGCTGCAAGTACTGATACAGATACAGTAAAGGCTAGCTCGAGTACATCACGGACTGATGTGAGTGCTTCAGGTTCTGGTGTAAAGACTGCAACAGGGGCCATGGGCCTGGGTCTGCTTGGGGCTTATGGAGGATCGGACTCAGACAGCAGTGAGTCAGACTGA